TCTTTCTCATTCGATCTGGATTACAAAGGCCAGGAGATATCCTCCGGAGGCCAGAGGGAGCACAGGTACCCTGAACTTCTGAAAAGGATGGAGAAGAAAGGCCTGAACCCAGAAGACTTCGGTTCCTATCTGGATGCTTTCAGATACGGCATGCCCCCCCACGGAGGCTGGGGGATGGGAGTGGACCGTTTGGTCTCAAAGATACTGGACCTTCCGAATGTGAGGGAAGCGATACTGTTTCCCAGGGACACGAGCAGACTTACTCCGTGATGCACTTTCGGTACTTTCAGCCACCCCCATGTTTTCTTTTAATAATCTCCCGTACATCCAGACAGTGATATCATGGCGGCGGCCGGAGACATTTACGAAAGGGAACTGAAGGGTCTGCTCAGCGGGGATCGAAAAGCGATAACGAAAATGATCAAGACCTGCAGTGAAGAGGAGACCAGATCCTACAATCTGATGCTGGAGGACCCGTTCCTGGTCATAAGGGCGGCGGGGTCTCTCGGCGTGGACCTTGTCGCTCTCAGATGGGATTACTCGTTCCCCATAGAAGTTAAGAGTTCGGCCGAGGAAACGATGCATTTCAGCAGGAACCCCAGGCTCACCGAGCAGGCCGCGAATATGAAAGAGGTATGCTGCAGGTCGAGTCTTCTCCCCGTCTACGCATTCAGGCTTAAGAGCGTAAGGGGGGATCCGTGGAGGATATTCACGATCCCCACCCGCAATGAGCTGAAAGGAAAGAATGAATCCCTTCGGGAAAGGATCCCGAAGATGGAGGTCACCGGCAACGGGAACTATGTGATGAGGTGGGGCGATGGTATGAAGCTCTGCGATCTCATGTCGTATATGTCGGACGGCAATGTCCCGGAAGAGCCGGACGGCGTCGTCAGCGGCGGCACTCCGGAAGAGATATATGAAGAATAAGGGCCGTCAGCACTCATAGGGCTCATCACGGATCAGCCTGGTTCTTTCTTCATCCGGCCGTCTCATGATGGTTTAGGCGGTTAATAAAGCGTATGACGAGGCGCTCAGGTCGCTCGGTAAGCGGTCTCTTTCTTTCCACGAGCCGTTTTTTCAGGCACGGTCTTCCCCTGCGTATAATATAAATTCCTCCGAACCTATGGGGGAAACATGTGGAAACAGGTCAAAGAGAGCTTTTGGAAAGAGAACCGCGAGTCGAAGGTCGACGAAGTGATGGACGCTGTGCAGGACATAATCGATCTCGTCAGGTTCGAAGGCGATAAGGCGTTGGCAGACCTGACAATGAAATTCGACAAGGTCATGATCGAGGATATCGAAGTAT
This sequence is a window from Candidatus Methanoplasma cognatum. Protein-coding genes within it:
- a CDS encoding Holliday junction resolvase, encoding MAAAGDIYERELKGLLSGDRKAITKMIKTCSEEETRSYNLMLEDPFLVIRAAGSLGVDLVALRWDYSFPIEVKSSAEETMHFSRNPRLTEQAANMKEVCCRSSLLPVYAFRLKSVRGDPWRIFTIPTRNELKGKNESLRERIPKMEVTGNGNYVMRWGDGMKLCDLMSYMSDGNVPEEPDGVVSGGTPEEIYEE